The proteins below are encoded in one region of Micromonospora sp. DSM 45708:
- a CDS encoding leucyl aminopeptidase, whose protein sequence is MTSPRTTLSLVDTDPAELPVDAIVIGVHSQTTEPGDGAPAGALLLASGAESIAAAFDGKLTETLALLGATGGPGEVIKLATLGTVTAPVVAAVGLGPEPAGAAPAPESLRRAAGAAVRALAGAPRVALALPLPDDADAPAALRAVAEGALLGGYRFAGYKTKPQPARREPVAELLIAVPDAADATARAEVERAQAVAGAVRTSRDWVNTAPNELRPPAFADAVATAAREAGLEVEVLDEAALAAGGYGGIIAVGQGSEAPPRLVKLTWTPAGGGNGKRVALVGKGITFDTGGISIKPAQGMWEMKSDMAGAAAVGAAMLAVAALKPDVTVTGYLPMAENMPSGTSYRPGDVISMFNGKKVEVLNTDAEGRMILADAMARACSDGADYLFETSTLTGGQVIALGKRIAGVMGSPELCERVRVAGDATGEPAWPMPLPDDVRKGMESDVADISQVNAGMDRAGHMLQGGVFLREFVTDDVAWAHIDIAGPGYHSGEATGYWTKGGTGVPVRTLLHLIDDVAANG, encoded by the coding sequence GTGACATCGCCCCGCACCACCCTCAGCCTGGTCGACACCGACCCCGCCGAACTTCCCGTCGACGCGATCGTGATCGGCGTGCACAGCCAGACCACCGAACCGGGCGACGGCGCACCCGCCGGCGCCCTGCTGCTGGCCAGCGGCGCGGAGAGCATCGCCGCCGCGTTCGACGGAAAGCTGACCGAGACGCTGGCTCTGCTCGGCGCGACCGGTGGCCCCGGCGAGGTGATCAAGCTGGCCACGCTCGGCACGGTGACCGCCCCGGTGGTCGCCGCCGTCGGGCTGGGCCCGGAGCCCGCCGGCGCCGCTCCCGCCCCCGAGTCCCTGCGCCGGGCCGCCGGCGCGGCGGTCCGGGCACTGGCCGGCGCTCCCCGCGTCGCCCTCGCCCTGCCGCTGCCGGACGACGCCGACGCGCCGGCCGCGTTGCGCGCGGTCGCCGAGGGCGCGCTGCTCGGCGGCTACCGGTTCGCCGGCTACAAGACGAAGCCGCAGCCGGCCCGGCGCGAGCCGGTGGCCGAGCTGCTGATCGCGGTGCCGGACGCGGCCGACGCGACCGCCCGCGCCGAGGTCGAGCGCGCGCAGGCCGTGGCCGGCGCGGTGCGCACCAGCCGGGACTGGGTCAACACCGCCCCGAACGAGCTGCGTCCGCCGGCGTTCGCCGACGCCGTGGCCACCGCCGCCCGGGAGGCCGGGCTGGAGGTCGAGGTGCTCGACGAGGCGGCGCTGGCGGCCGGCGGCTACGGCGGCATCATCGCCGTCGGCCAGGGCTCCGAGGCGCCGCCGCGGCTGGTGAAGCTCACCTGGACGCCGGCCGGTGGCGGCAACGGCAAGCGGGTCGCGTTGGTCGGCAAGGGCATCACGTTCGACACCGGCGGCATCTCGATCAAGCCGGCGCAGGGCATGTGGGAGATGAAGTCGGACATGGCCGGCGCGGCGGCGGTCGGCGCGGCCATGCTGGCGGTGGCGGCGCTCAAGCCGGACGTGACGGTCACCGGCTACCTGCCGATGGCGGAGAACATGCCGTCGGGCACCAGCTACCGGCCGGGCGACGTGATCAGCATGTTCAACGGCAAGAAGGTGGAGGTGCTCAACACCGACGCCGAGGGCCGGATGATCCTGGCCGACGCGATGGCCCGGGCCTGCTCCGACGGTGCCGACTACCTGTTCGAGACCTCGACGCTGACCGGCGGTCAGGTGATCGCGCTGGGCAAGCGGATCGCCGGCGTGATGGGCAGCCCGGAGCTGTGCGAGCGGGTCCGGGTGGCCGGCGACGCGACCGGCGAGCCGGCCTGGCCGATGCCGCTGCCGGACGACGTGCGCAAGGGCATGGAGTCCGACGTCGCGGACATCTCCCAGGTGAACGCCGGCATGGACCGGGCCGGTCACATGCTCCAGGGCGGGGTCTTCCTGCGTGAGTTCGTCACCGACGACGTGGCGTGGGCGCACATCGACATCGCCGGCCCCGGCTACCACTCGGGCGAGGCCACCGGCTACTGGACCAAGGGCGGCACCGGCGTACCGGTCCGCACCCTGCTCCACCTGATCGACGACGTGGCCGCCAACGGCTGA
- the gcvT gene encoding glycine cleavage system aminomethyltransferase GcvT — protein sequence MTEVTSDAAETRLRRSPLHERHTALGAKFAPFGGWQMPLEYAGGGVLKEHTAVRTGVGVFDVSHLGKVRVAGPGAADFVNACLSNDLGRIAPGQAQYTLCCDDATGGVVDDIIAYLHADDHVFLVPNAANTAEVARRLRAAAPAGVSVTDEHEAYAVLAVQGPGSAALLDALGLPTAHDYMSFSTATLAGVELTVCRTGYTGELGYELVVPAEHAVAVWDALFAARDDVRACGLAARDTLRTEMGYPLHGQDLSPEITPVQGRSGWAVGWDKPAFWGRDVLRAEKAAGAARTLRGLTAVDRAIPRPGMAVFAGDRQVGTVTSGTFSPTLKHGVALALVDTDPKLPDGEELTVDIRGRRARMRLTRPPFVQPSVR from the coding sequence ATGACCGAGGTGACCTCCGACGCCGCCGAGACCCGGCTGCGCCGTTCCCCGCTGCACGAGCGACACACCGCGCTCGGCGCGAAGTTCGCTCCCTTCGGCGGCTGGCAGATGCCGCTCGAGTACGCCGGCGGCGGCGTGCTCAAGGAGCACACCGCCGTGCGGACCGGAGTGGGCGTCTTCGACGTCTCGCACCTGGGCAAGGTCCGGGTCGCCGGGCCCGGCGCGGCCGACTTCGTCAACGCCTGCCTCAGCAACGACCTCGGCCGGATCGCGCCCGGCCAGGCGCAGTACACGCTCTGCTGCGACGACGCCACCGGCGGCGTGGTGGACGACATCATCGCCTACCTGCACGCCGACGACCACGTCTTCCTGGTGCCCAACGCGGCGAACACCGCCGAGGTGGCCCGCCGGCTGCGCGCCGCCGCGCCGGCCGGCGTGAGCGTCACCGACGAGCACGAGGCGTACGCGGTGCTCGCGGTCCAGGGGCCGGGCTCGGCGGCGCTGCTCGACGCCCTCGGGCTGCCCACCGCCCACGACTACATGAGCTTCTCCACCGCCACCCTGGCCGGCGTCGAGCTGACCGTCTGCCGCACCGGCTACACCGGCGAGCTGGGCTACGAGCTGGTGGTGCCCGCCGAGCACGCGGTCGCCGTCTGGGACGCGCTGTTCGCCGCGCGTGACGACGTGCGGGCGTGCGGGCTGGCCGCCCGGGACACGCTGCGCACCGAGATGGGGTACCCGCTGCACGGGCAGGACCTGTCCCCGGAGATCACCCCGGTGCAGGGCCGCTCCGGTTGGGCGGTGGGCTGGGACAAGCCGGCCTTCTGGGGCCGGGACGTGCTGCGCGCCGAGAAGGCCGCCGGAGCGGCCCGTACGCTGCGCGGGCTCACCGCCGTCGACCGGGCCATCCCGCGCCCCGGCATGGCCGTCTTCGCCGGGGACCGCCAGGTCGGCACCGTCACCAGCGGCACGTTCAGCCCGACGCTCAAGCACGGCGTCGCGCTCGCGCTCGTCGACACCGACCCGAAGCTGCCCGACGGCGAGGAGCTGACGGTGGACATCCGTGGCCGGCGGGCCCGGATGCGCCTGACCAGGCCGCCGTTCGTCCAGCCCTCGGTGCGCTGA